Proteins co-encoded in one Bacillota bacterium genomic window:
- a CDS encoding DUF3870 domain-containing protein → MGFGASGPTESRTIFVTGYARIPEGITANQLYKVLGIGVEIDPRTEVIIDADCTLATTVGKSFFKKLVVGYDLGVGIEPLVQRFERRYHGSAQKAIIAALRVIEQRYIAYKTGCPVEEEE, encoded by the coding sequence ATGGGTTTTGGGGCGTCGGGTCCAACGGAGTCGCGGACCATTTTCGTCACTGGATACGCCCGGATTCCCGAGGGGATCACAGCAAACCAGCTGTACAAGGTTCTGGGCATCGGGGTGGAGATAGACCCAAGGACGGAAGTCATAATCGATGCCGACTGCACCCTCGCGACAACGGTTGGCAAGAGCTTCTTCAAGAAGCTGGTCGTGGGCTACGACCTGGGCGTCGGGATCGAGCCGCTCGTGCAGAGGTTCGAGCGGAGATATCACGGCTCAGCGCAAAAAGCCATCATAGCGGCCTTGCGGGTAATCGAACAGCGGTACATAGCGTACAAGACGGGTTGCCCTGTCGAGGAAGAGGAATGA
- a CDS encoding acetyl-CoA hydrolase/transferase family protein, with protein MTSDLSDRIKCRRLLGKVVTAQEAADLVRDGMTIGASGFTPAGYPKAVPLALAERVKRTGEKLKVNLLTGASVGPELDGSLVTAGVVRKRMPYQTTNAMRDAINKGDVLYLDEHLSHVAQRCRYGFYGPLDMAIIEAVKITEDGHIIPSTSVGNSPTFVKQAKQVIVEINTSQPLDLAGMHDIYIPDDPPARKPIPITSPEQRIGTEYIPCGPDKIAAIVVTDIKDNVRPLAPIDDVARAIAGHLVEFFEHEVEIGRLPPRLLPLQSGVGSVANAVLAGLLDSKFTGMTFYSEVIQDSALDLLDAGKFTIASGTSLTPSPERLPLMYSKMNQYRKQIILRPQEISNNPEVVRRLGSIAMNTAIECDIYGNVNSTSILGTRMMNGIGGSGDFSRNAYLTIFSTESVAKNGAISSIVPMCSHVDHTEHEVHVVVTEQGLADLRGLSPKEKARVIIDNCAHPEYRALLREYLDAAVKAGGHTPHILKEALSWHVKFIESGDMRKR; from the coding sequence ATGACGTCTGACCTGAGCGACAGGATCAAGTGCCGAAGACTCCTGGGTAAGGTTGTGACGGCGCAGGAAGCCGCGGATCTCGTCCGGGACGGCATGACCATCGGCGCCAGCGGGTTCACTCCAGCCGGTTACCCCAAGGCTGTGCCGCTGGCTCTGGCGGAGAGAGTGAAGCGCACGGGCGAGAAACTCAAGGTCAACCTTCTGACGGGGGCTTCGGTTGGTCCCGAGCTCGACGGCTCACTGGTCACCGCGGGGGTCGTGCGGAAGCGGATGCCGTACCAGACCACCAACGCGATGAGGGATGCCATCAACAAGGGTGACGTGCTGTATCTCGACGAGCACCTCAGCCACGTCGCCCAGCGGTGCAGGTACGGGTTCTACGGCCCGCTCGACATGGCCATCATCGAGGCAGTCAAGATCACCGAGGACGGGCACATCATTCCGTCCACGTCGGTCGGCAACTCGCCCACCTTTGTGAAGCAGGCGAAGCAGGTGATCGTGGAAATCAACACCAGCCAGCCGTTGGATCTGGCCGGCATGCACGACATATATATACCGGATGATCCGCCCGCAAGGAAGCCCATCCCCATCACATCTCCGGAGCAGCGGATAGGCACCGAGTACATCCCCTGCGGCCCCGACAAGATAGCCGCTATCGTGGTCACGGACATAAAGGACAACGTGAGGCCCCTGGCTCCCATCGACGACGTGGCGAGGGCGATCGCGGGGCACCTCGTGGAATTCTTCGAGCACGAAGTGGAAATAGGCAGGCTGCCGCCGAGGCTTCTTCCTCTCCAGTCCGGCGTGGGTAGTGTCGCGAACGCGGTCCTTGCGGGCCTCCTGGACTCCAAGTTCACCGGCATGACATTCTATTCAGAAGTCATCCAGGACTCCGCGCTGGATCTCCTGGACGCAGGGAAGTTCACGATCGCGTCCGGCACCTCGCTCACACCCTCGCCCGAAAGGCTCCCACTCATGTACTCAAAGATGAACCAGTACAGGAAGCAGATCATCCTGAGGCCACAGGAGATCTCGAACAACCCCGAGGTCGTGCGCCGGCTCGGCAGCATCGCGATGAACACCGCGATCGAGTGCGATATCTACGGGAATGTCAACTCCACCAGCATCCTCGGGACCAGGATGATGAACGGTATCGGCGGGTCCGGCGATTTCTCCAGGAACGCCTACCTGACGATCTTCTCGACCGAGTCGGTCGCCAAGAACGGGGCGATTTCGTCGATTGTCCCGATGTGCTCGCACGTCGACCACACGGAGCACGAGGTGCACGTGGTAGTGACGGAGCAGGGGCTCGCGGACCTGAGGGGCCTGTCGCCGAAGGAGAAGGCCAGGGTCATCATCGACAACTGCGCGCACCCCGAGTACAGGGCACTTCTGAGGGAGTACCTGGACGCCGCGGTGAAGGCGGGCGGCCACACGCCGCACATCCTGAAGGAAGCGCTGTCGTGGCACGTCAAGTTCATTGAGTCCGGAGATATGCGGAAGCGCTGA